A region of the Pseudomonadota bacterium genome:
CTCGGCTCGGTGGAAGCAGATGTGCGAGCTCGCGATGCGACCACCGCCCGCCTCGATCTCGGCCACCACGCGCGCGTGCACCGCCTCGAGGTTCTCGCGCGAGGTCTTGCCCTTGGCCGCCGCCGGTTGATTTGTCACGATGGCGACACCGTACCCCGCCTCGGTGAGACGGGCCACCGCGGCCACCGCGCCGGGGAGCATCTCGACCTGCGAAGGATGGAGCGGGCTGTCTGTGAGACCGTGCTCAGCGTGCACGACCATCCGGTTGAGCACCCCGTCGCGATCGAGGAGGATGAGGGGAAGCGTCACGCGCGTCGCGCCTCCAGGAATCGCTCCATCTCGGCGAGCC
Encoded here:
- a CDS encoding HAD-IIIA family hydrolase — encoded protein: MVVHAEHGLTDSPLHPSQVEMLPGAVAAVARLTEAGYGVAIVTNQPAAAKGKTSRENLEAVHARVVAEIEAGGGRIASSHICFHRAEDACACRKPAAGLLRAALEAHPQRPRDGVWMVGDGVTDVQAGRLLGLRTAFLGKPSCAACGVLDATVGPADHIAPDLDGFV